GGTACGTGTTCCAGACACACCACCTGCTGCCCGCTTTCACCGCGCTGGAAAACGTCTTGCTCGGCATGAGCTTCACCGGCAAGTCGGCTGACCGGGGCTGGGCGACGTCGCTGCTTGAGCGGGTCGGTCTCGGCGACCGAATGCGGTACAAGCCGGGCCAGCTTTCGGTCGGCCAACGCCAGCGCGTCGCCGTCGCGCGGGCCCTGGCCAATCGCCCGAAGGTCGTGCTCGCCGACGAGCCGACCGGCGCGCTCGATCCGGGCAACGCGTCGGCCGTGCTCGCGCTCATTCGCAAGCTTTGCGACGACGCCGGCGCGACATTGCTGCTGGTGACCCACGACCACGACCTCGCCGCCAAGCTGCCCCGAACGATTGATCTCGCGACGCTCAACCGAAAGACGGCGGCATGAACCTGCTCCAGCTCGTTCTTAAACAAATGCGCCAACGCACGCTCTCGACGACGCTCACCATCCTGAGCGTCGTGCTCGGCGTTGCGCTTGCGATCGGGGTGCTCATCCTGCAGCGCGAGGGCGACAAGCTTTTCGGCCAAGCCGACTTCGGCTACACCGTGGTGGTCGGCCCCAAGGGTGACCCGCTCTCGATCGTGCTCAACAACGCGTTCGGCCTCGGCAATCCCACGAGCACCATGCGCTGGGAAGCGGTGCGTCGACTGCGTGAGGACGGCCTGGCGCAGATGGTCACGCCCATCGCATATGGCGACACCTTCCAGGGCCGACGGGTCATCGCGGCCGAGCCGGACTTTTTCTTCGGCTTCGAACCGGTCGCCGGCAAGCCGATGTTTGTCGCCGAGGGCAGCTCGTTTCATCCCGAGAAGTTCGAAGCCGTCATCGGTAGCGACGTGCCCATGGCCATCGGCGACACCTTCCAGCCCACCCACGGCGGCGGTGAGAATCCCGAGGCCCACGCCCACGACGAAACCTGGACCGTTGTCGGCATCGCGTCCGAAACCGGTACCGTCTTCGACCGCAAAATCTACATCTCGCTCAAGAGCTTCTTCGCCGTCCCCGATCACGGCAAAGCTCTGGCCGAGCAGGCGCGCATGATCGGCGATGGCTCAAACGACGACCAAGCCGATCAAGACCACGACCATGCGGGCCATGATCACGGCACGCATGACCACGGGGTACACTCCGCCGGCCATGAAGGACACGACCACCCGGCGACCTACCACCCGCGCAGCGATGGCACCTTCGAACTGCTCGTGCCAGAGTCGGTGTGGAAGGTCAACGCCGCCTTTGTCTCGGCTTCCGGCACCGACGCGCTTCGCATCGCTTGGCGAACCAACAATGGCGAACTCGCCACCGCCGCATTCCCCGGCGTGGAGATGAAACGGCTCTTCGACGAAATCCTCACCGCGCCCGGTTGGGTGCTCTTCGGTGTGTCGGTGCTTGTCGTGCTCGTCGCCGGCATCTCGATCCTCGTTTCGATCTACAACAGCGTCGTTGCCCGCCGGCGTGAGGTCGCGATCCTTCGAGCCTTGGGGGCGACGCGTGGCAAGGTGCTGGCGATTCTCTGCGTCGAAGCGACGTTGATCGGTCTGATCGGCGCGTCGATCGGGCTGGTGCTCGGGAAAAGCCTTGCTGCAACGGCAGACGTCGCGATCACGAGCGCGTTCGGCAGGGGCATCGACGCATGGACCGTCTCGGGCGGCGAGATTGGCTTCGTGCTGGGCGTCGTCGCGCTTGCCGCGATCGCCGGCATCGTCCCCGCACTCGCCGCCTATCGCACACCCGTTGCCGATCACCTTTCGAGCGAGTGATGTGCTAGACTGTCAGACGCCATGACTTCCCGCATCGTTCTGTTCGCCGCACTGTTGATCCTGCCGATTGGGCTGCTCGGCTACGTCGCCTATGACGCGACGCGCACCGGCGGGATTCGCCAAACAGACACCGGGTTCAAGGTCTCGCTCAAGGAG
This is a stretch of genomic DNA from Planctomycetota bacterium. It encodes these proteins:
- a CDS encoding ABC transporter ATP-binding protein; this encodes MSVDVRNLRKSYPQPGGGSVSVLDVPELTLADGEQVALIGGSGTGKTTLLHILAGIVPADSGSVTLAGADLASLGEAERDRHRGANLGYVFQTHHLLPAFTALENVLLGMSFTGKSADRGWATSLLERVGLGDRMRYKPGQLSVGQRQRVAVARALANRPKVVLADEPTGALDPGNASAVLALIRKLCDDAGATLLLVTHDHDLAAKLPRTIDLATLNRKTAA
- a CDS encoding FtsX-like permease family protein — protein: MNLLQLVLKQMRQRTLSTTLTILSVVLGVALAIGVLILQREGDKLFGQADFGYTVVVGPKGDPLSIVLNNAFGLGNPTSTMRWEAVRRLREDGLAQMVTPIAYGDTFQGRRVIAAEPDFFFGFEPVAGKPMFVAEGSSFHPEKFEAVIGSDVPMAIGDTFQPTHGGGENPEAHAHDETWTVVGIASETGTVFDRKIYISLKSFFAVPDHGKALAEQARMIGDGSNDDQADQDHDHAGHDHGTHDHGVHSAGHEGHDHPATYHPRSDGTFELLVPESVWKVNAAFVSASGTDALRIAWRTNNGELATAAFPGVEMKRLFDEILTAPGWVLFGVSVLVVLVAGISILVSIYNSVVARRREVAILRALGATRGKVLAILCVEATLIGLIGASIGLVLGKSLAATADVAITSAFGRGIDAWTVSGGEIGFVLGVVALAAIAGIVPALAAYRTPVADHLSSE